One Phormidium ambiguum IAM M-71 DNA window includes the following coding sequences:
- a CDS encoding 1-acyl-sn-glycerol-3-phosphate acyltransferase: MNSEKEQLNYTFSWFDWFCLWYPPGWLILFNRHWQKYHTDPDGWNWLEYILFLIPGGFYLALLIRWLRLGCRSPRPGNSEFNPNYQQAFRQEILAPIAKYYFRGELHQAENLPKTVPLIITINHAGMSFPWDFLTLAYLLGETRNWTVKPLAGVSLFEHPWMMWWLPPGWSKVLGGVRAEIDDFAAAVSQEIILLYAPEGVRGPGKGWFSRYQLETFHPSFITLSDRYQIPISPIICFGNEYLHPWTINIRKLGKIFGLPFLPISFLMPIFALFPSMGIWAMKTRLSYYVQPVCLPQNSAATKQSNAYRRAQALKDNMQKQIWELKKYVKN, translated from the coding sequence ATGAACTCTGAAAAAGAGCAATTAAATTATACATTTTCCTGGTTTGATTGGTTCTGTCTTTGGTATCCTCCAGGTTGGCTAATTTTATTTAACCGCCACTGGCAAAAGTATCACACCGATCCTGACGGTTGGAATTGGCTAGAATATATTTTATTTCTAATTCCTGGTGGTTTTTACTTAGCACTATTAATCCGTTGGTTACGTCTTGGTTGTCGTTCTCCCCGCCCAGGAAATTCAGAATTTAACCCTAATTATCAACAAGCATTTCGCCAAGAAATACTCGCTCCTATTGCCAAATACTACTTTCGAGGTGAGTTGCATCAAGCAGAAAATTTGCCAAAAACAGTACCATTAATTATCACAATTAATCATGCAGGAATGTCTTTTCCTTGGGATTTTTTAACTTTAGCCTATTTATTAGGAGAAACCCGTAACTGGACTGTCAAACCCTTAGCTGGTGTTTCCTTATTTGAACATCCCTGGATGATGTGGTGGCTACCACCCGGATGGTCAAAAGTTTTAGGTGGTGTCAGAGCGGAAATAGATGATTTTGCTGCCGCAGTTTCCCAAGAAATCATTTTACTTTATGCTCCAGAAGGCGTGCGCGGTCCCGGTAAAGGTTGGTTTTCCCGTTATCAGTTAGAAACTTTTCATCCTAGCTTTATTACTTTAAGCGATCGCTACCAAATTCCCATTTCCCCAATAATTTGTTTTGGCAATGAATACCTCCATCCTTGGACTATCAACATTAGAAAATTAGGTAAAATATTTGGTCTTCCCTTCTTACCCATTTCCTTTTTAATGCCTATATTTGCACTTTTTCCTTCAATGGGAATTTGGGCAATGAAAACTCGATTGAGTTACTATGTTCAACCTGTTTGCTTACCCCAAAATTCTGCGGCTACTAAACAAAGTAATGCTTATCGCCGCGCCCAAGCACTCAAAGACAATATGCAAAAGCAAATTTGGGAATTAAAAAAGTATGTTAAGAATTAA